In Bacteroides cellulosilyticus, the genomic stretch CATTATGCGGAAGGAAGAGGAGATCGTCAAGAAGGATGAGGAGATCGTCAAGAAGGAAGAGGAAATCGTCAAGAAGGATGAGGAGATCGTAAAGAAGAAAGAGGAACTTGAGAAGCAGCATGAGGAACTTGCGAAACAGCATGAGGAACTTGAGAAACAGCACGAGGAGCTTGAGAAGCAGCACGAAATTATTCGCGAAGCTGTCCGTATGTTCAGTCAAGCCGGACTTTCGGTTGATGAAATAGCCCGAAAGTTCTCTTTATCACCCGAAAGCGTAAATCACTTGCTTAATGAATAAAGGTTCAATGAGTGAAGGCGGGCGTTTATAAAAATAATGTTCTTACCTTTGTCTGTTAATATTGGGGTTTTTCAGACAAATAATACTATGAAGGAACTGCTATTACAAGCTATGCTTGATTCCGGTCATTCCGACGCTACTCCGTCCGATCTCTGCCGGTGGCTGGTATCCCTTACGGGGGAGCTTGCCACAGAACCGGGGAGTTTTGCCCCGCTGCTCTATCATACGCCCTGTCCCGGAGTACTTGAAGTGTGGCTGAGAGATGCTCCGGAGCAAACGGAAAGAAACGTGCTTCGTTACAGGCGTCTCTCTTTCCGTCCGCTTCCCCCGGTGTCCGCCCCTTCTCCTTCCGCCTCTGCCGACTGTAGGATTGCGGTGGAAGTGCTGCCTGCGAAACAAATATACATCGGTTTTCCTGTGTCCGAAATGGGGCTTGTGGGTGTTTCACCCGTTCTGGTAACTACAGGCGGATGGGTGATACCCTATGAGGCGCTCAGTCCGGTGCAGATAGGTCATTTGGACGCTGTTTATGCAGTGCTTACCCCTGCTTTGTCTGCCCGCCTGGATGGTGCCGGCTGTGTGGAACGGCACATGTCCGCCCCGTCTGGCCCTTATGAAGCTTTGTGGCAGGAGGTGGAAGGGCTGTTGGCGCGTTGCTTCCCTTCGGGTGGGGTAGTCTCCGGCTGTCCCCTTCACTTGTCACTCCGGCTGGCCGATGTACCTGCTCACCGTTTGCGGTGTATCGGGGCGGAACATAGCCAGATGCAGTTTGGCAGGTCGGCCGTAGAAACCGATCCCCGCACCGGCCTTTGCCGTTACGGTGCCTGTCTGCCCGGGCGGTGTCGTTCTCTTACCCTCACCATGCTTTATCCGAGGGGACAACTGGATGCTGCCCGCCACCTCTTCAGTCTTTTCTCCCCACTGGCTTCTCTTATAGCCGTGATGCCTGTGGGCAACATGGACCGGTGGATAGCTTATGATGCGGATGAGCGTGCCGCAGACCAACTGACGCAGGCGCTCTACACGCAGCCCGTCACGGATGTTCCTGCCGCTTTCAGGCTCTATTGCCTGGTGGTTCCTTCGGGAGAGGCAGCCGCTGCACTGATGGGGCGGCAACTATCGGTTCGCCTGCGCAGACTGGTGCTTTCCCTGGGATCTCTTTATGTGGGAGCCATTCCGTTGCATGCCGTCAGCTCCGGGGGCTTCGGCAGATACTTGCCTTCTGTGGCCTCGCGCTTGCTGGTGCAGATGGGTGGCATGCCGTGGATGCCCCGCCGTTTTGCTTCGCAGGACACCGACCTCATTGCCGGATTCTCTTGCTCACGTCCCTCGCAATGTTTCGAGTCTTTCAGTGCGGTCACTTTCTACAACCATCCTGCCCGGGGGGGCTGCTTCGACCTCTGTAAGGCTGAGGGGAAGTTCTCTCTGTTCTTTTCTTCGCGCTTCAGGAGGGCTTACGAACAGTTCCTGACCGACCACCGTGATAGCCCTCCCCGGCGTTTGGTGGTTTATTGCCACCGGGATCTTCCGACGGCGGCTCTGCTGTCTTTGGTACGCTGGATGGTGCCGTATTCGGAAGCTGTGCCGGTGGTGCTGGCGCAAGTGCGGCGCACGTCGAGGGCTATGCTCCGTCACTATGCCCCCGATGCTCCCGGCTGTATGCCGCCTGCGGGAACTGTTCTGGGCCGCACCGATGATACTTTTCTTCTTTTCTGCCGTGATTTCAGACCGGCATCCGGTTCTTTACGTGCTTTTTATCCTTATCCGTTGGAGATCAGGCTCAACCACCTTTGTGCCGATGGCAGTCTTCAACCGTTGTCATCTGCCGAGGCGGACGGTGTGCTGGTGCAAGCCTTCCAGCTTGTCCGGGCCAATCCGGCGTGTGTGGACGGCAATCCTTTGCCCCTCGTACTGTCGCACACCGACCGCTTGTTGCGCTATCGTTGCCAGGAGTGGCAGCTTGAAATGGCGGACCGCATTGCCATGGACTAAAGTTCGTGGCAACGTGGCAACGTGGCAATTTGGCAACCAACTGTGCAAAACGACGCAAAACGACGCAAAAATCACACACTTTTAAAATCCCCTTTCTTTACAGCTTACCTTTGCTTCTGGCTGAACGGTAAAAGCTCCTGCATCGCCGTGCTGCTGCAGAGGCATCGTGCCTGTTTGCTGCTGCCTGCCTTCTTCAGCCCCTGAGACTTGGTCGCATTGACCGGTCCTGATCCCTAAAATATACGATAATGGGAGAAATTAAAAGAGGAATCCTCGGCGGATTCAGTGGAAAAGTGGGTACCGTAGTGGGTAGTACCTGGAAAGATGTGAGCTATATGCGTGCGCTGGCCATCAGTGTCAGTAACCCCCGCACTCCGAAACAACAGACGCAACGCGGCAAGTTTGCCATGAGCATGACTTTCCTGCGCGCCATCATTCCCTATGTTCGCATAGGCTATCATCCTTATGCCAAAGGGCGCACGGCTTTCAACGCGGCGATGTCCTACATCCTGCGCCATGCCATCACCGGTTCGGCGCCCCAGCTTGCTGTAGATTATGAACGTGTGCTGGTGGCCCGTGGCACCCTGATGCCCGTCTTCAATGCTTCGGCTGCCTTGACCGGCGGCAAACTTACCCTGACGTGGAAGGATAACAGCAAGATGGGAGATGCTCTCTCTACTGACCAGGCGATGCCGCTGGTTTACAACAAGGAACGCGGCGAGGCCTATTACGACCTGGAAGCTGCCACCCGTGCCGACGGCACTGTGCAGTTGACGTTGCCCGACGGCTGGGAGGACGAGGCGCTGGCCGTTTATCTTGCTTTTCGTAGCGAAGACGGCAGCCGTGTCACCAACAGCAGTTGCCTGAAAGATGACGCTTACGAAGGCAACGGTTCGGGCGGCAATGCCGGAGGCGATGACAAACCGGGTGGCGGCTCGGGCGGCGGTCTGGATGAGAATCCGTTGGGATAATCCCAAAAAGGGTAGGGTGCTGAATCCCGTCACTCTACCCCCTCATCATCCTATTACTTTATTACCCTATTATTTTTTTTATTATGCGAAAGATAAACTACATCGTGGTGCATTGCAGCGCCACCCGGGAGGACTGTCCTTTTTCGGTAGAAGCCCTTCGTGCGGAACACCTGCGCCGCGGTTTCCGCGATATCGGTTACCACTATTATATCCGCCGTGACGGTACAGTGGCAAATACCCGTCCCATCACCCTTGTAGGGACGCATGTCAAGGGAATGAACGCTCACAGCATCGGCATCTGCTATGAAGGCGGACTGGACGCGCAAGGCAATCCGAAGGATACCCGTACGCCGGAACAGCGCAGTGTACTGCGTCTGCTGGTGCATCAGTTGCTGCGCCGCTTTCGGGGCGATGTGCGCGTTTGCGGGCATCGTGACCTCAGTCCGGACCTGAACGGTGACGGGGTGGTGGAGCCTGCGGAGTGGATGAAGGAGTGTCCGTGCTTTGAAGTGAGCCGTGAACTGTGATTTTTCATTTTTCAACTATTAATTTAAAAATTACCGGAAAGGAGGTGTTTGATAATGGCAATCAAGAAATCTGTTTGGAGTATGATCCTGAAGGTGGCTGTGGCGGTGGTTACGGCGATAGCGGGTGTGCTGGGAGTTCATGCGATGACGATGTAATGCCATCCACGGGGTGCGTCAAGATTCACTTTTTTGGCGCACCTTTTTATTATTTGATTTTAGAAATCTAAAAAAACTAACACGATATGAATAAGAAAATTATAACTATGCTGGCTTTGCTGCTGGTTCCTTTCATCGGGACTTTCGGCCAGCACATGCCTTTGCTCAATGTTCCCAGTCCTGAAATTGCGGGGTTGGGGGAGTACGGCACGGTTCCTGTAGGGTTGTATACCGGAGTTCCCGACATATCCGTTCCGCTGCACGAAATGCAGGCGGGCGGACAGTCGTTTCCCATTACGGCCAATTATCATCTGTCATCGGTGAAGCCTCAGTTGCAGGAAGGCTGTCTGGCTTTGGGCTGGAGCCTGCAGACTGGCGGATATATCAGCCGTTCCGTCAACGGGATGTATGACGAGAAGATGCATGCCGATGGGTATGCTCCCGGCTATTATGCCAATGCGTATCGCCTGAAGGGAATGACGAATGAGCAGTTCACTGCCGCTACCAAGCGTATCCGGTCCGATGTCGGTAAGGAGGATTATTATGAACTGGCGGCGGATGAATTCTCTTTCAGCTTCTTCGGATACACGGGCACCTTTTATTATAATGAGGATGGCGGCTGGACGGTGATTTCCGACCAGGACATCCGGGTGGAGTTCAATCCGGCGGACGGAGAGGAATTTGTAAAACTGGATGGTTTGCGTCCCGAGATCGAACATGGTTCTTGGGGAGTGCAAGACTATAATGACCGCTTCTTCAACAAATTTACCTTGGTCACTCCCGACGGATGCTGTTACGAATTTGGTGGAATCAATGCCACGGAATACAGCATCTCGTACTACAACCGCAATAACAGCGACCTGATAGCCACTACTTGGCAGTTGTCGAAGATCGTAACCCCTGACAACCGCACCGTCACTTACCACTATGAGGCTACCGATCTGCTTTGCGACCTGAAATATGTGCCCCAGGCCAAGACTCTTTATAATGCGCCGTGCACTCCGCATAACCCGAGTAGAGGCAGGGATGCCATGACAGGTTTTCTTATCATGCCTGTCCGTCTGGCAGGGATCTCGACGCCCGACGAGGAGATCTCATTTGATTACTTTGAAGATCTGGCTTACAGCAGCCACTTCTGGGCCGCTGCCCTTGGCTGGAATGTGGACGAGTATTATCCGGAGGATATTTACCATCCCGCTCAGGAATTTGAAAGGAGGCAATTCTCCTTGTTCATGCACACCACCCTTGATTATACAACTTCCCCGCTATTGCAGCAAAGTATTCAGAAAAACCTGAAACACAGTACTCTGCATCGTATTG encodes the following:
- a CDS encoding DUF6266 family protein — encoded protein: MGEIKRGILGGFSGKVGTVVGSTWKDVSYMRALAISVSNPRTPKQQTQRGKFAMSMTFLRAIIPYVRIGYHPYAKGRTAFNAAMSYILRHAITGSAPQLAVDYERVLVARGTLMPVFNASAALTGGKLTLTWKDNSKMGDALSTDQAMPLVYNKERGEAYYDLEAATRADGTVQLTLPDGWEDEALAVYLAFRSEDGSRVTNSSCLKDDAYEGNGSGGNAGGDDKPGGGSGGGLDENPLG
- a CDS encoding N-acetylmuramoyl-L-alanine amidase — encoded protein: MRKINYIVVHCSATREDCPFSVEALRAEHLRRGFRDIGYHYYIRRDGTVANTRPITLVGTHVKGMNAHSIGICYEGGLDAQGNPKDTRTPEQRSVLRLLVHQLLRRFRGDVRVCGHRDLSPDLNGDGVVEPAEWMKECPCFEVSREL
- a CDS encoding smalltalk protein; this translates as MAIKKSVWSMILKVAVAVVTAIAGVLGVHAMTM